In the genome of Siniperca chuatsi isolate FFG_IHB_CAS linkage group LG17, ASM2008510v1, whole genome shotgun sequence, one region contains:
- the LOC122864924 gene encoding transcription termination factor 1, mitochondrial, translating to MAAVSGFRALLSLHRSVTLQRFLGLVPVQLTSTGLPRRLCSAPTKSNEPKPPVNPENESLLENLNLLGVDVKMARQRQPGVLRKAFTNEQGLAQFLQGKGASRKVIAGIISRYPRAITRSIEHLEQRWELWRNIFKTDSEIVSILDRSPESFFRSSDNGNLEKNIAFLTSLGLNTKDLHRLLTTAPRTFSNSLELNRQMVEFLEDICATLGGKNPEQFPKAVISRNLYILIRSTKRVKTNIDILRASLKLSDSELLALLQGPGAEILDLSNEYLKKNFNSLQQKMVSLGCRNADIKNLIISYPMVLYIGPDTLSSKLDCLLKGGITVKQIMEKPKVLDYSTQNIRGRLEELQRVGYDFQKNGINILDSSRKRFDAKIEKLAAPPDD from the coding sequence ATGGCAGCAGTATCTGGATTTAGGGCTCTCCTCAGCCTCCATCGGTCAGTGACATTGCAGCGATTTTTGGGGCTCGTTCCGGTGCAGTTGACATCAACCGGCCTTCCCAGGAGGCTTTGCAGTGCCCCTACAAAAAGTAATGAGCCAAAGCCGCCGGTGAACCCAGAGAATGAATCTCTGCTGGAGAACCTGAATCTCCTGGGAGTTGATGTGAAGATGGCACGCCAGCGTCAGCCTGGGGTGCTGCGTAAAGCCTTCACTAATGAGCAAGGTCTCGCTCAGTTTCTGCAAGGCAAAGGTGCCAGCCGCAAAGTAATCGCCGGCATCATATCCCGTTATCCCCGCGCTATCACTCGCTCGATTGAACACTTGGAACAGCGCTGGGAGCTGTGGAGAAACATCTTCAAGACTGATTCAGAAATTGTGAGCATCCTGGATCGCTCCCCTGAGTCTTTCTTCCGGTCCAGTGATAATGGTAACTTGGAGAAGAACATAGCTTTTCTCACCTCGCTGGGACTGAACACCAAAGACCTCCATCGGCTGCTGACCACAGCGCCGCGGACATTCTCCAACAGTTTAGAGCTCAACAGGCAGATGGTGGAGTTCCTGGAAGACATCTGTGCCACACTCGGCGGGAAGAATCCAGAGCAGTTTCCTAAAGCCGTCATATCCAGAAACCTTTACATTCTCATCCGAAGCACTAAGAGAGTCAAGACAAACATTGATATCCTGAGAGCTTCTCTAAAGTTGAGCGATTCAGAACTGCTTGCTCTTCTTCAAGGTCCTGGGGCAGAAATTCTGGATCTTTCCAATGAATATCTGAAAAAGAATTTTAACAGTCTCCAGCAGAAGATGGTTTCACTTGGCTGTCGTAATGCCGACATAAAAAATCTGATCATCAGTTATCCAATGGTTCTGTACATTGGGCCGGACACTCTGAGCTCTAAACTGGACTGTCTCCTAAAAGGGGGAATAACAGTGAAGCAGATAATGGAAAAGCCCAAGGTTTTAGACTACAGCACACAGAACATTAGAGGGCGActagaggagctgcagagagtGGGATATGACTTCCAGAAGAATGGCATCAACATCCTAGACTCCAGCCGAAAACGGTTTGATGCAAAGATAGAAAAACTTGCTGCCCCACCAGATGACTGA
- the dus3l gene encoding tRNA-dihydrouridine(47) synthase [NAD(P)(+)]-like, producing MEKAAEETVEKRTDVFVKGEAAIKPEFLTTKEKFHGFVDSESTKGEKASENDKVEETKETSVEEPEAKKLKQEPVERNIAGKPDGKRLRGQNKSRPHTKPTTYDEKRLCLSVIKDNRECPFGDKCHFHHDVAEYMDTKPADIGESCYLYDTFGKCAYGLSCRFAKAHTTPDFKTMENAELIKVYEGRTVVKNSLSKDLQNSLRKRSVAFKKSAEYLKTLSNNRDKRETQGNGDACAAEVSADPTGGEQHASTETETQLQASPDPTPVKTVGPLTDVDVIKLRPCEKKQVDFQDKLYLAPLTTCGNLPFRRVCKRFGADITCGEMAMCTNLLQGQQSEWALLKRHESEDVFGVQVEGCFPDTMTRCAELINNNTDVDFVDINSGCPIDLVYKKGGGCGLMTRTRKFEQIVKGMNYVLDVPLTVKIRTGVQEKCNIAHKLIPEMKKWDVSMITLHGRSREQRYTKLADWDYITTCSKLASPVPLFGNGDILSYEDAMKARETGVSGIMIARGALIKPWIFTEIKESRHWDISSSERLDILRDFTNFGLEHWGSDTRGVEKTRTFMLEWLSFMCRYIPVGLLERVPQKINERPPYYMGRNYLESLMASQNVGDWVRISEMLLGAVPKNFNFLPKHKANAYK from the exons ATGGAAAAAGCGGCGGAGGAAACCGTTGAAAAAAGGACAGATGTATTCGTAAAGGGTGAAGCTGCCATCAAACCAGA ATTTCTAACAACCAAAGAAAAATTTCACGGGTTTGTAGACTCTGAGTCTACAAAAGGAGAAAAGGCcagtgaaaatgacaaagttGAGGAGACAAAGGAGACTTCTGTTGAGGAACCTGAAGCTAAAAAGCTCAAACAGGAGCCTGTGGAAAGAAATATTGCGGGAAAACCAGATGGTAAACGACTACGGGGACAGAATAAGTCAaggccacacacaaagcctacCACCTATGATGAAAAACGACTGTGTCTCTCAGTCATTAAG GACAATAGGGAATGCCCCTTTGGAGACAAATGCCACTTTCACCATGACGTAGCTGAGTACATGGACACTAAGCCCGCTGACATCGGGGAAAGCTGCTACCTCTATGACACATTTGGAAAGTGTGCTTATGGTCTCTCCTGCCGCTTTGCCAAGGCACACACTACACCTGACTTCAAAACCATGGAGAATGCAGAACTAATTAAGGTCTACGAGGGCAGGACTGTGGTGAAGAACAGCCTGAGTAAAGACCTCCAGAATAGTCTGAGGAAGCGTTCGGTGGCCTTCAAGAAGTCAGCAGAGTACCTCAAAACACTTTCAAACaacagagacaaaagagaaacgCAAGGGAATG GTGATGCTTGTGCAGCTGAAGTATCTGCAGATCCAACAGGAGGGGAGCAGCATGCGTCTACTGAAACAGAAACCCAG CTACAGGCCAGCCCAGATCCAACTCCAGTGAAGACTGTCGGCCCTCTGACTGATGTGGATGTCATCAAGTTGCGCCCATGTGAAAAGAAACAG GTGGACTTTCAAGACAAGCTCTACCTTGCTCCTCTAACAACT TGTGGAAATCTGCCTTTCCGTCGTGTGTGCAAGCGCTTTGGAGCAGACATCACCTGTGGGGAGATGGCCATGTGCACGAACCTGCTGCAGGGGCAGCAGTCAGAGTGGGCCCTCCTGAAACGGCACGAAAGTGAAGATGTTTTTGGCGTCCAG GTGGAGGGCTGCTTCCCCGACACCATGACGAGGTGTGCAGAgctcatcaacaacaacactgatgtTGACTTTGTGGACATCAACTCTGGATGCCCCATTGACCTTGTCTACAAGAAG GGCGGAGGCTGCGGCTTGATGACACGCACCAGAAAGTTTGAACAGATAGTCAAGGGAATGAACTAT GTGCTCGATGTCCCTTTGACAGTCAAGATTCGCACTGGTGTTCAGGAGAAGTGCAACATAGCACACAAACTCATCCCTGAAATGAAGAAATGGGACGTCTCAATGATCACA TTGCATGGTCGATCCAGAGAGCAGCGCTACACAAAGCTAGCTGACTGGGACTATATCACCACCTGCTCCAAGCTGGCTAGTCCTGTCCCACTTTTTG GTAATGGAGACATTTTGTCCTATGAGGATGCCATGAAAGCGAGAGAGACTGGAGTTTCTGGTATTATGATTGCAAG AGGTGCTCTCATTAAGCCTTGGATCTTCACTGAAATAAAGGAGAGCAGACACTGGGACATCTCATCCAGTGAGCGACTGGACATACTCAGGGATTTCACCAACTTCGGTCTGGAGCACTGGGGCTCCGACACCCGAGGTGTGGAGAAGACCCGCACCTTCATGCTGGAGTGGCTCTCCTTCATGTGCAG atATATTCCAGTGGGTCTGTTGGAGCGAGTGCCTCAGAAGATCAATGAGCGACCTCCATACTACATGGGCAGAAACTACCTGGAGTCACTGATGGCCAGTCAAAATGTTGGGGACTGGGTCAGGATTAG TGAAATGCTACTTGGAGCTGTACCGAAGAATTTCAACTTTTTGCCCAAACATAAAGCCAATGCCTACAAGTGA